The sequence GTTTTTTGTTTTAATCTTTCCGGGAAATATTTCACAGTATGTGAATGGAATTAGCGCTTTTGGTTTGGATACCGACAGGGCTCGTTTGATTCGTTTGTTTTTCCAGCCGGTATTGGTTTTATGGGCTATTTGGAGTTGTGGATCTTGGGTCGACTTCCAAACGAAAAGAAAAAACTAAGTTTTTCTTTTCTAAGGATATGGATTTTGAAAATACTCAGTAGAGTTTTTTTAATCTGTACCTTGATTAAAAATAATTTCTGTGTTCTATGATAAGGCATCGATTGGAGACAACGCGGATGCCTGCTTCTTCTGCTTTCTTTTCAGCCTCTGGGTGTGATATTCCCAATTGAAGCCAAATCACTTCGGTTCCACCTAAATTTAAGATTTCATCAATCACTTCTGGAATTTTATCGGAGCTACGAAACACATCGATAAACTTACGATCTTCTTTTGGTACATCTTTTAAACTTTTATAGATAATAAATCCACCTACACTATGTTCCTTGGGATAGGTACCAACTACTCCCCAACCTTTGTCTCTGATGTAAACCGGGACATAATGGCTTGGTTTAGAAGGATCGTTACTGAGTCCGTAAACAGCAATCTTCGGATACGATGTGAGGAGGGATTTTATTTCAGAATCAGCTACGTTCATAGAGGATAGTTTAACATAAGAAATTAAAATTGCAAGTGTGGGGAGAGATAAGATTTTAATTTAATCAATGGAGACGGTTGCAATAATACTTGCAGTGGTTCTTAATTGGATTAAGATTTGTATCCTTACCGATGATGTTACGAATTGAATTTCTTAAAAGAATCTCTTTGACGGCAATCTTGGTGGCTACGGTCAACAAGACAGAAGGAAATGAAGCAAAGAAAGATTCTAATGGAAGCAAAGGTCTTTTGGAAATTCCTTTGTATCCCATGTCTGCTGCCGATGAGGTTCTTTTGTCCATTACGAACAAAATCTACCAACCTAGCATGGAGTTTGATTCCTTTTTAGTTTTGTTTTCATCGGAATTAAATAGTCTCTATCCATATGATGAAAAAGCAAAAACCCTAACCTACAAAGATTTGTATTTTGCGTCCATAAGATGTGAAATCGTATTCTGCTTTGTAGGTGTGATTGTAAAACTTTGGCAAAATCTTTGTCTCCAGTTTGGACTCGAAGGTTATGGCAAGAATGAATTTGAATCCGACTCCGCAAAAATTCAAGATTGGATCATTTCACTTGGAAATCAATTTA comes from Leptospira mtsangambouensis and encodes:
- a CDS encoding CoA-binding protein: MNVADSEIKSLLTSYPKIAVYGLSNDPSKPSHYVPVYIRDKGWGVVGTYPKEHSVGGFIIYKSLKDVPKEDRKFIDVFRSSDKIPEVIDEILNLGGTEVIWLQLGISHPEAEKKAEEAGIRVVSNRCLIIEHRNYF